From the genome of Leguminivora glycinivorella isolate SPB_JAAS2020 chromosome 26, LegGlyc_1.1, whole genome shotgun sequence, one region includes:
- the LOC125239701 gene encoding histone H2A produces the protein MSGRGKGGKVKGKAKSRSNRAGLQFPVGRIHRLLRKGNYAERVGAGAPVYLAAVMEYLAAEVLELAGNAARDNKKTRIIPRHLQLAIRNDEELNKLLSGVTIAQGGVLPNIQAVLLPKKTEKKA, from the coding sequence ATGTCTGGACGTGGTAAAGGTGGCAAGGTTAAGGGAAAGGCAAAGTCCCGTTCTAACCGTGCCGGACTTCAGTTCCCCGTGGGCCGTATCCACAGGCTTCTACGCAAGGGCAACTACGCCGAGCGCGTCGGTGCCGGTGCCCCCGTGTACTTGGCTGCCGTCATGGAATACCTGGCCGCTGAGGTTCTCGAGTTGGCCGGAAACGCCGCTCGTGACAACAAGAAGACCAGGATCATCCCCAGACATCTCCAGCTGGCCATCCGCAACGACGAAGAGTTGAACAAGCTCCTCTCCGGTGTGACCATCGCCCAGGGTGGTGTGCTGCCTAACATTCAGGCCGTGCTCCTGCCCAAGAAGACCGAGAAGAAGGCTTAA